One stretch of Paenibacillus sp. AN1007 DNA includes these proteins:
- a CDS encoding Type 1 glutamine amidotransferase-like domain-containing protein — protein sequence MSSVLLTSCGFITEHIKNQFLNLMDRDTSQLKVSIITTGSLMKENNRYAQRAVQDFRGMGFQHINFVDIEFDDPQVLIHRDVIYINGGNPFTLLYYAKKSGADKIIKALAAQNVIIVGVSAGALLLGPNINIVNFFTPEMNTMNLTDFGALGVTDKLIFPHYDREDIFKDRSNKTIEERIIEFEYNENCKVTRLKDEECISIF from the coding sequence ATGAGCAGCGTGCTGCTAACCTCTTGTGGGTTTATTACTGAACATATTAAAAATCAATTTCTGAATTTAATGGATAGAGATACTTCCCAATTAAAGGTCTCTATCATTACAACAGGATCCCTTATGAAAGAAAATAATAGATATGCACAAAGGGCAGTGCAGGATTTCAGGGGCATGGGGTTTCAGCATATTAATTTTGTAGATATAGAATTTGATGACCCGCAAGTTCTCATACATAGAGATGTTATATATATTAATGGTGGAAATCCATTTACATTGCTGTATTACGCTAAGAAAAGTGGTGCTGATAAAATAATTAAAGCACTGGCCGCACAAAATGTAATTATAGTCGGAGTAAGTGCGGGAGCGTTATTACTGGGGCCAAATATTAACATTGTCAATTTCTTTACGCCAGAGATGAATACAATGAATTTAACGGATTTTGGGGCATTAGGTGTAACCGACAAGCTTATCTTTCCTCACTATGATCGAGAGGACATATTTAAAGATAGGAGTAATAAAACCATTGAAGAGAGAATAATAGAATTTGAATACAATGAGAACTGTAAGGTGACAAGGCTTAAAGATGAAGAATGCATCTCAATCTTTTAA
- a CDS encoding DUF4259 domain-containing protein gives MGAWGTGIFENDDVLDWKADLLDSDGIDLIEETIEEVLEEEYIESDLASNALGAIEILAALQGNPGKEILNNQSSTEDLYDWIDKHKGKGKKLITKAKRAVKKIRKDSELKELWEESEEYPNWLNTINDLKTRL, from the coding sequence ATGGGAGCATGGGGAACTGGAATTTTCGAGAACGATGATGTATTAGATTGGAAGGCAGATTTACTTGATTCTGATGGCATTGATTTGATTGAAGAGACGATTGAAGAAGTATTAGAAGAAGAATATATTGAGTCTGATCTAGCTTCCAATGCTCTGGGCGCGATTGAGATCCTTGCGGCACTACAAGGTAATCCCGGGAAAGAGATATTGAATAATCAAAGCAGTACAGAAGATCTATATGATTGGATCGATAAACATAAAGGTAAAGGAAAAAAACTCATTACAAAAGCTAAACGAGCAGTTAAGAAAATTAGGAAAGATTCAGAACTAAAAGAGTTATGGGAAGAATCGGAAGAATATCCGAACTGGTTAAATACAATAAATGATTTAAAAACTCGATTGTGA
- a CDS encoding chloramphenicol acetyltransferase — MSIICLEGASAVGKSSTSMWMQERLNAYIIQEVNKLFEQAEGTASTWYLEKQVERTMIAKTKHNNHKITILDGDPFQPLWYNWCYDFEGWDSLKSIDEFYRAMIIEGQIQFPDRYFYLYTTEEELRKRKENDKSSKRNNFERHLHFIKPQRAYFKYMNQLEPSLVTFIHAESRSNNIEIIVKSLEEKKSKAISDLELYDRLVEWVRNNKAAEINNTLIEKRGGETSCQIKYSS; from the coding sequence ATGTCTATAATTTGTTTAGAAGGAGCAAGTGCAGTAGGTAAATCAAGTACTTCGATGTGGATGCAGGAGAGATTAAATGCTTATATCATTCAAGAAGTAAATAAATTATTTGAACAGGCTGAAGGAACCGCCAGTACTTGGTATTTGGAAAAACAGGTTGAGCGGACGATGATTGCAAAAACAAAGCATAATAATCATAAAATCACAATTTTGGATGGAGACCCATTTCAACCTCTCTGGTACAACTGGTGCTATGATTTCGAAGGATGGGATTCATTGAAGTCAATCGATGAGTTTTATCGAGCAATGATCATTGAAGGACAAATTCAATTTCCAGATCGATATTTTTACCTGTATACGACTGAAGAAGAGCTGCGTAAACGCAAGGAGAACGACAAAAGTAGTAAACGAAATAATTTTGAAAGACATTTGCATTTTATTAAGCCTCAAAGAGCTTATTTTAAATATATGAATCAGTTAGAACCATCATTAGTAACGTTCATTCATGCAGAGTCACGAAGTAATAATATTGAAATCATAGTAAAGAGTTTGGAGGAGAAAAAGTCCAAAGCAATATCAGACCTGGAGCTTTATGACAGATTAGTTGAATGGGTCAGAAATAATAAGGCCGCTGAAATTAACAACACGTTGATTGAAAAAAGGGGTGGAGAAACCTCATGTCAAATAAAATACTCATCATAG
- a CDS encoding YdcF family protein, whose product MYLSQLNLEDLEHSTINKIIFENLDDDGQIGDIILVFGSITAPKYRVPKAVELLNDSRAKKIVMSGGQSDPPEALIMKKAAISLGASESDILLETKSTNTAENIIYTKDLLEEYYGLKNIKRILLVTNYFHLRRCLLSMKTFMPEWIEYSLCGVLDTNTRPDNWWTNEKGKTRVMNEIYRLVKYTKSKEIIDCLI is encoded by the coding sequence ATGTATTTATCTCAATTAAACTTAGAAGATTTAGAACACTCAACTATAAATAAGATTATCTTTGAGAACCTTGATGACGATGGACAAATAGGTGATATCATTTTGGTTTTTGGAAGTATAACAGCACCTAAATACAGAGTGCCAAAAGCAGTAGAACTATTAAATGATAGTAGAGCGAAAAAAATTGTTATGTCAGGGGGGCAGTCTGACCCACCAGAAGCACTAATTATGAAAAAAGCTGCAATAAGTCTAGGGGCTAGTGAATCGGATATCTTACTTGAAACAAAATCAACAAACACAGCAGAAAATATTATATACACAAAAGATCTGTTAGAAGAATACTATGGGTTGAAAAATATAAAAAGAATTTTATTAGTTACTAATTATTTTCACTTAAGACGTTGTTTGTTATCGATGAAAACCTTTATGCCTGAATGGATTGAGTATAGCTTATGTGGAGTTTTAGATACCAATACACGTCCTGACAATTGGTGGACAAATGAAAAAGGAAAGACACGTGTAATGAATGAAATTTATAGATTAGTTAAATACACAAAATCGAAAGAGATTATTGATTGTTTGATCTAG
- a CDS encoding phosphotransferase translates to MEHLLKELITYYFNEAVEKIESVPFGLTNYSQVLTVNNKKYVARIYDNHSKNLEKLKFEIELTTFLEQHINLSFKLPGFLIAKTGGRFVQLSNGQLGSVMRFIEGEVPDLTRVSDVKEYGKTVGELSVAFKKFKSDLLMEEFKFYKIYNLHQLSNERSVSRFFDQPPFEIESNQLSILLHSLQAVQRNESIVDDLPKQIVHHDILIFNLLIDNQTRKMSGVLDFDFASYDVRALELAICMNHLLQFDDGSLSNLELFLDEYSQHMTLTDEEIKWIPFLMQMYYVSLLCIYIGQYYSGREIEEYFRFILHQLVIRKQWIEQNEYEFIETLRSRLN, encoded by the coding sequence TTGGAACATTTACTCAAAGAGCTGATTACATATTATTTTAATGAGGCAGTTGAAAAAATTGAATCAGTGCCATTCGGTCTTACTAATTACTCTCAAGTATTAACCGTTAACAATAAGAAATATGTTGCAAGAATATATGACAACCACTCAAAAAATCTAGAGAAATTAAAATTCGAAATTGAATTAACGACATTCCTTGAACAACATATTAATCTTTCATTTAAGCTTCCTGGATTTTTAATTGCCAAGACAGGAGGGAGGTTTGTGCAGCTATCAAATGGTCAATTAGGTTCAGTTATGCGTTTTATTGAAGGAGAAGTTCCTGACCTAACACGGGTATCAGATGTTAAGGAATATGGAAAAACCGTTGGTGAACTGTCGGTTGCATTTAAGAAATTTAAAAGTGACTTATTAATGGAGGAATTTAAGTTTTATAAAATATACAATCTTCATCAATTATCTAACGAAAGATCCGTAAGCCGTTTTTTTGATCAGCCACCTTTTGAGATTGAAAGTAATCAATTATCTATATTACTACATTCATTACAAGCTGTTCAAAGAAATGAATCTATTGTAGACGATTTACCAAAGCAGATTGTTCATCATGATATATTAATTTTTAATTTGCTTATTGATAACCAAACAAGGAAGATGAGTGGGGTATTAGATTTTGACTTTGCTTCATATGATGTTCGTGCATTAGAATTAGCTATTTGTATGAACCATCTTCTTCAATTTGATGATGGTTCACTTTCAAATCTAGAATTATTTTTGGATGAGTATTCTCAACATATGACATTAACAGATGAAGAAATTAAATGGATTCCCTTTTTGATGCAGATGTACTATGTATCATTGCTATGTATTTACATAGGTCAATATTATTCAGGACGGGAGATAGAAGAATATTTTCGATTCATACTTCATCAATTGGTTATTAGAAAGCAATGGATAGAACAGAATGAATATGAATTTATTGAAACGTTAAGATCAAGGCTTAATTGA
- a CDS encoding NUDIX domain-containing protein has product MESKEWEIPGGMIDEGESCRECAVRELFEETNQKAERICTERKLKHG; this is encoded by the coding sequence CTGGAAAGTAAGGAGTGGGAAATTCCTGGCGGAATGATCGATGAAGGGGAGTCCTGCAGAGAATGTGCTGTAAGAGAGTTGTTTGAAGAAACGAACCAAAAGGCCGAGAGGATCTGTACTGAAAGGAAGCTAAAGCATGGTTGA
- a CDS encoding response regulator transcription factor, with translation MSNKILIIDDDVELCSLVKKCVSQVNLEADTAYNGQSGLIQIMNKNDSYSLIILDVMLPQMDGFQVLSEIRKYSHIPVLMLTAKGSEPDKVTGLGLGADDYLTKPFSINELIARVQSLIRRYTTFNSGNAVSVLVLKGMVIDKETRTVQVEDRLIDLTGKEFDLLVFLASNKGRVFTKKQIYTQVWNDDYSFDDNNIMSFISKLRKKIEPSSEQPFYILTVHGVGYRFNKEA, from the coding sequence ATGTCAAATAAAATACTCATCATAGATGATGATGTGGAGTTGTGCTCACTAGTAAAAAAATGTGTTTCCCAAGTTAACCTGGAAGCCGATACAGCATATAATGGGCAATCAGGTTTAATTCAAATCATGAATAAAAACGACTCATATTCACTTATTATTTTAGATGTGATGTTACCGCAGATGGATGGTTTTCAAGTATTATCTGAGATAAGAAAGTATAGCCATATCCCCGTACTTATGCTGACGGCTAAAGGAAGTGAGCCGGATAAAGTCACAGGCCTTGGTCTTGGAGCAGACGACTACTTAACAAAACCTTTCAGTATCAATGAACTTATTGCTAGAGTGCAATCTCTGATTCGAAGATATACCACTTTTAATTCCGGGAATGCTGTAAGCGTTCTTGTACTTAAAGGCATGGTTATCGATAAAGAAACAAGAACTGTTCAGGTCGAGGACAGACTAATTGATTTAACAGGAAAGGAATTTGATTTATTAGTATTTCTGGCTTCGAATAAGGGGCGTGTGTTTACGAAGAAACAAATCTATACACAAGTTTGGAACGATGATTATTCATTTGATGATAACAATATTATGTCCTTTATAAGTAAGTTAAGAAAGAAAATAGAACCGAGTTCAGAACAGCCATTTTATATTTTAACGGTACATGGGGTAGGTTATCGTTTTAATAAGGAGGCCTGA
- a CDS encoding aminoglycoside phosphotransferase family protein has translation MNDSYHLQFEKLCEKLGLGELTTTPKPISGGLLHRVFAIKTTTGRYAVKALNPKIMARPAALNNYIEAERVVSILSKRISAQPANVYGDTFLQEIDHQFYMVFDWIEGRSLKPFEITDVHCRKVGFILAEIHQTKFAQVDSIRRTRNDENQIPWKFYLHKGIAEGAVWANHLSNRIEQLSFWTEQINRSVMLLEDEQVFSHRDLEPKNVMWVQDNPIVIDWESAGEINPKHDLIETAIYWSIDESGKVNKCKFDAFLSGYQQLYGDLEADWKTVLVLGYSSKLNWLEYSLKRSLWIECTDAIEQEMGTVQVMHTLNALEEYQNMTIMLESWLHDKNEDKHGDEKFIE, from the coding sequence ATGAATGATTCTTATCATTTACAGTTTGAAAAATTGTGTGAGAAATTAGGGCTTGGTGAATTGACGACAACTCCGAAACCGATATCAGGCGGGCTTTTACATAGGGTCTTTGCAATCAAGACCACTACAGGGAGATACGCAGTTAAAGCTTTAAACCCAAAAATTATGGCAAGACCTGCTGCACTGAACAATTATATAGAAGCAGAACGAGTCGTAAGTATTTTATCTAAGCGTATATCAGCTCAACCGGCTAATGTATACGGAGATACATTTTTGCAGGAGATTGATCATCAATTTTATATGGTATTTGATTGGATTGAAGGGAGAAGTTTAAAGCCTTTCGAAATTACAGATGTACACTGCAGGAAGGTCGGTTTTATCCTTGCTGAGATTCATCAAACAAAGTTTGCACAGGTCGATAGCATTCGGAGAACTCGGAACGACGAAAATCAAATTCCTTGGAAGTTCTATTTACACAAAGGGATAGCAGAGGGGGCTGTTTGGGCAAACCACTTATCCAATCGCATCGAACAGCTGTCATTCTGGACCGAACAAATCAACCGATCAGTTATGCTGTTGGAGGATGAACAAGTATTCAGCCATCGCGATCTGGAACCTAAGAATGTCATGTGGGTCCAAGATAACCCCATTGTGATTGACTGGGAGTCAGCTGGAGAGATCAATCCCAAACATGATTTGATTGAAACGGCCATTTATTGGTCGATCGATGAATCGGGTAAAGTAAACAAATGCAAGTTCGACGCTTTCTTAAGCGGATATCAGCAGCTATACGGGGATCTGGAAGCAGATTGGAAAACGGTCTTGGTACTTGGGTATTCAAGCAAACTGAACTGGTTGGAATACAGCCTTAAGCGTTCACTGTGGATTGAATGTACAGATGCAATTGAACAAGAGATGGGAACCGTACAAGTGATGCACACCCTTAATGCACTTGAAGAATATCAAAACATGACTATTATGCTGGAAAGCTGGTTGCATGATAAGAATGAAGACAAACATGGCGATGAGAAATTTATTGAATAA
- a CDS encoding retropepsin-like aspartic protease, producing the protein MNIEYREGLLFTEITVHFNKQKKVISNIVIDTGASHSLISQDEVDEIGIQVSMDDEIITSYGIGGKEHAFSKKIEGIQVGDFILEDVYIDFTSFKYHNINGLLGLDVLTKGEFNIDLKAFKLLRS; encoded by the coding sequence ATGAATATTGAATATCGAGAAGGACTGTTATTTACGGAAATAACAGTCCATTTTAATAAGCAAAAGAAAGTCATATCGAACATCGTGATCGATACAGGGGCTAGTCACAGCTTAATTTCACAAGATGAAGTAGACGAGATTGGGATACAAGTGAGTATGGACGACGAAATCATAACCAGCTACGGGATTGGAGGTAAAGAGCATGCCTTTAGTAAGAAAATTGAGGGTATACAAGTGGGAGATTTTATTTTAGAAGATGTATACATCGACTTTACTTCATTTAAATATCACAACATTAACGGACTTTTGGGACTTGATGTACTGACTAAAGGAGAATTTAACATTGATTTAAAGGCGTTTAAATTACTTCGTTCATAA
- a CDS encoding HAMP domain-containing sensor histidine kinase yields the protein MEWVYILLVTLAFSVMIITYLITKQNKVSKQISIIEDCLEDIKKGNWNRRILVDEDDITKSICYSINDIAMKSQTQLIQLKQSEQAYKRLMTSLSHDVRTPLTSLVGYLEAVQKKFVVGKEKEEYLEIALNKAHHLKSFVEVLFDWVKLDAKEQVFKLEQQDINECTRDILANWIPTFEEKHLEYKIDISEKECFIRLDSNAYIRIINNLIQNVIAHSEGTRIDLQISENEQNVMVQVSDNGKGICPNDLPHIFDRLYQSDESRSTNGNGLGLAIARELVQLHKGTIHAEKSVSGGAAFIVKLSKAL from the coding sequence ATGGAATGGGTCTATATTCTACTTGTGACGTTGGCTTTCTCTGTTATGATCATTACTTATTTGATCACGAAACAGAATAAGGTTTCTAAACAAATTTCAATCATTGAGGACTGTTTAGAGGATATAAAAAAGGGGAATTGGAATCGCCGTATTTTGGTGGATGAAGATGATATCACTAAAAGCATATGTTATTCCATAAATGATATCGCCATGAAAAGTCAAACTCAACTTATACAGTTAAAGCAATCCGAGCAGGCTTATAAACGACTTATGACGAGTTTATCGCATGATGTAAGAACACCTTTAACTTCTTTAGTTGGTTATTTAGAAGCAGTTCAAAAGAAATTTGTTGTAGGCAAAGAAAAAGAAGAATATCTTGAAATTGCTTTAAATAAAGCACATCATTTGAAGAGCTTTGTTGAAGTTTTATTTGATTGGGTTAAACTTGACGCAAAAGAGCAGGTGTTTAAACTCGAACAACAGGATATAAACGAATGTACTCGTGATATATTAGCCAATTGGATACCAACATTTGAGGAAAAGCATTTAGAGTATAAAATTGATATTTCCGAAAAAGAATGCTTTATTCGATTAGATTCTAATGCCTATATAAGAATTATTAATAATTTAATTCAAAATGTTATTGCACACAGTGAAGGAACGAGAATCGATCTACAAATAAGTGAAAATGAACAAAACGTGATGGTTCAGGTAAGTGATAATGGAAAAGGGATTTGTCCGAATGACCTACCCCATATATTCGATAGACTTTATCAAAGTGATGAATCACGTTCAACGAACGGAAATGGTTTAGGACTTGCAATTGCTCGAGAACTTGTTCAACTGCATAAAGGAACAATCCATGCTGAAAAATCAGTTTCTGGTGGTGCAGCATTTATAGTGAAACTTTCGAAAGCTCTTTAA
- a CDS encoding GNAT family N-acetyltransferase: MNVAIVQVNQKYREVLDNLMQLYIYDFSEFLDFDVEENGKYRPYPLDDYFKEGNQQFAYLIKREEKYVGFVLVRFIEELELPHYSISEFFILKKYRREGLGKSAAIDVFNRHQGPWEVHQIESNQGAQIFWKRVINEYTKGQFEERIEKGRKIQTFVS, translated from the coding sequence ATGAATGTTGCTATCGTTCAAGTCAATCAAAAGTATAGAGAAGTGTTAGATAATCTTATGCAATTATATATTTATGATTTTTCTGAATTTCTTGACTTTGATGTAGAAGAGAACGGGAAGTATCGACCTTACCCTTTAGATGATTATTTTAAAGAAGGAAACCAGCAATTTGCTTATTTGATTAAACGAGAAGAAAAGTATGTAGGCTTTGTTTTAGTTCGCTTCATAGAAGAACTTGAACTTCCACATTATTCAATTTCAGAATTTTTCATATTAAAGAAGTACAGACGAGAAGGACTGGGGAAGTCAGCAGCAATCGATGTATTCAACCGACATCAAGGACCGTGGGAAGTGCACCAAATTGAGAGTAATCAAGGAGCACAAATATTTTGGAAAAGAGTAATTAATGAATATACGAAAGGTCAATTTGAAGAGCGGATCGAAAAAGGAAGAAAAATACAAACGTTTGTCAGTTAA
- a CDS encoding DinB family protein: protein MMQDILKRLEQTRNELTQIIEQVPVHLFNLPEREGAWSIGQVCQHLVMTELLFTKAIKQGLAADDLNAPSRRIDLLANEKRKFESPDFAKPQKDEVLTYEIMNKKLTETRRSLLNVIEGEEDLTIFNRKAAKHPFFEELSLKQWIELLYIHEARHISQILRIKRLLES, encoded by the coding sequence ATGATGCAGGATATTCTAAAAAGACTAGAACAGACACGAAATGAGTTAACTCAGATCATTGAACAAGTACCGGTTCATTTATTTAATCTTCCGGAGAGAGAAGGAGCATGGAGTATAGGTCAAGTTTGTCAGCATTTAGTTATGACTGAATTATTATTTACAAAGGCTATAAAACAAGGTTTGGCTGCGGATGATCTGAACGCTCCTTCAAGACGAATTGATTTACTAGCTAATGAGAAAAGGAAGTTTGAATCACCTGATTTTGCTAAACCTCAGAAGGATGAAGTATTAACATACGAGATCATGAATAAGAAATTGACCGAAACAAGAAGAAGTTTGTTGAACGTAATTGAAGGAGAAGAAGACCTTACTATATTTAATAGGAAGGCCGCAAAGCATCCGTTCTTTGAAGAATTATCATTAAAACAATGGATTGAACTACTTTATATACATGAAGCGAGACATATAAGTCAAATACTGCGAATTAAAAGATTACTTGAAAGCTGA
- a CDS encoding 2,4'-dihydroxyacetophenone dioxygenase family protein encodes MNQLINDAVIKLAESMQLPERVFDIEDLPWVPFDEGEANCHFKPLRFDLSTGSWTYLFKIKSNKVLTRHRHTGGSVIGYNIQGQWSYEGRNWIAKPGTFIFEPPGDIHTLITQDEEVITLFILGGTLQYFDNNDSVIGQDDIYTVLKKYRDYCHEMGIEVREDLIY; translated from the coding sequence ATGAATCAATTGATTAATGATGCTGTTATAAAATTAGCAGAAAGCATGCAGTTACCTGAAAGAGTATTTGATATTGAAGATTTACCGTGGGTACCCTTTGATGAAGGCGAAGCGAATTGTCATTTTAAACCGCTAAGGTTTGATTTATCAACGGGCAGCTGGACATACCTGTTTAAGATAAAAAGTAATAAAGTGCTGACTCGGCATCGTCATACCGGCGGTTCCGTTATTGGTTACAATATACAAGGACAATGGAGTTATGAAGGGCGTAACTGGATTGCGAAACCTGGAACTTTTATATTTGAACCACCGGGAGATATTCATACGTTGATAACACAAGATGAAGAGGTCATTACCCTATTCATATTGGGAGGAACACTTCAATATTTCGATAATAATGATTCCGTGATTGGTCAGGATGATATCTATACTGTATTGAAGAAGTATAGGGATTACTGCCATGAGATGGGAATAGAAGTACGTGAAGATCTTATTTATTGA